Genomic window (Arachis hypogaea cultivar Tifrunner chromosome 13, arahy.Tifrunner.gnm2.J5K5, whole genome shotgun sequence):
CTCCGTGTTAGGGTTTCGTAACTTGCTCTGATTTTATCCCTTTAGTTTCAGTGAATTTCTGTTATGTGCTGCAAAACTTATGCTTGTTTATgtgatagatagatagatttaTCTACtgatttgtttgttttgttttgtgatTATTAATAAATCAGATGAATCGGGAAAAATTGATGAAGATGGCCGGTTCAGTTAGAACCGGTGGAAAGGGCACAATGAGGAGGTGTAATGCTGTATTCACTTCGCATATTAtcctattatttatttttaaccttcGTATTgttatcaaaattttatcttttcattgTAAACTTGCTTTGTTCTTTAAAAATGCACTCATGTGTTCACTCTCTAGTGTCTATTATGGGAATTCAATCCATTCATCCATTTTATCCATTGTTTCTAGTGTTTTAACAGTGTGTACATATATGCCCTTTCTTAGAGTCACAAATACAATGCATATTTTGAGATTTTGATTGATTTCTCGTCCTTTTGTGTATGTTTATCCATTTAGTTTTTAGCTTTGTGTGAATCATACAATGCATTTGTTGAGTTGGATTCACTTTTTGATGTTTTGGCATTTCCGTTTTATGTTTTAGAAAGAAGAAGGCTGTCCACAAGACAACCACCACAGACGACAAAAGGCTTCAGAGCACCCTCAAGAGAATAGGCGTTAACGCCATCCCCGCCATCGAGGAAGTTAACATCTTCAAGGATGATGTTGTTATCCAGTTTCTAAACCCCAAAGGTAACATTCAGTCCAACATTGTGTAGAAGTCTTGTATTTGTGTCATATCATATactaaatattttgtttataagTTTTACTCAttagttggattttttttttcgtttccaGTTCAAGCATCCATTGCTGCTAATACTTGGGTTGTTAGTGGTGCCCCGCAAACAAAGAGTAAGCAACTTTCATCCTCTTTTTCACATTTGCACTCCACTTATAATCAAAATGAGCTTTGTATTAAATTATAAagtattttcaaattatttatacaTGGGCCAGAATGAGCATGTTATCTGATAGTCTTTAATGGCATCAAAGACATGAACACCATACGTTGTGTATCACATTGGAAAAATTTAACATTTCCGTTGTATGTATTTTGCTGTATTCTAAGTCATTGTTTATACAGTTTATATGCTTTGCTATACTTTTAAGTTACACTTTGTTTTTAACTTGTTATTTGCGTCAAATATTGACATGTAATCCCTCCTATTACAGAGTTGCAGGATATTCTCCCCAACATTATCCACCAATTAGGTATTATGTcttcaatttttcatttttctttcatgtttgtCTTTCActtttgattcatgtagccgatcccatctagtgggacaaggctttgttgttgttgttgttgttgtagtatCCATACTGAACATTTTTGTCATTAATATACAGGACCAGATAACTTGGAAAACCTAAAGAAGCTAGCGGAACAGTTTCAGAAGCAGGCTCCTGAGGCAGGTGCTGCTTCAGCCGTGGCACAAGAGGAGAATGATGACGACGTCCCAGAGCTTGTTCCCGGGGAGACTTTTGAGTCGGCTGCTGAGGAGGCCAAGGCTTAGAAGAGTTTTGTTGTGCAATCATGATTATATATCTCCTATGTTTGTTAAATCTTTTTCCCCCCTAGTTACTCAAACTTTAGTAATTTGAGGCTTTGTTTAGTTCTCTTGTCATACACTTCAATTACCTGTTAAATTAAATCTGCTTTGCCTCATCTAAGGAAAAAGCGTTTGGCCACTTATTGCTTAATGTATTAGGATCTTTACTCTAGGAGTCTAGATAGAATCCGTTTATCATTGGACCTATCCAAAGAGCAGAAAAGGTTTAATTTGGTCGAATCAATTGCGAAACGCATTAAGGCCGCATTATTATTCGAGtaaagtgacaaataaatttACGGATTTATATTTTGGACATATTAGTTTCTAGtttctaaagaaaagaaaatatcacAAGGGTTAAGAACAATTTGGACATATTAGtttctaaagaaaagaaaatatcacAAGGGTTAAGAACAATTTTGGTTTTTAAGGTATAGGTTAAAAAATTTTTTCGTTCTTAActtttttttgcatataaaattatctcgaagatttaaaattaagttttaaaattattttttttatttaaatattaaaattttagatcaaattattcataataaaaaatttataaaataaaaataaaaagatgtttCTGTTTGGGAAAAGGAAAGAAGATTttacttaaataataaaatttttgaccaaattatttataacaaaaatattataaaataaaataaaaaaaaaaattgggacAAAATTTTTAACCTATATTTTAGACAACAAAATCGTACTTAATTTTATCAATAATGTCTTTTAGAATAACAAATGTGGACAAGttagttcaaattaaaatttattataattataaaaattaatttaaaagtaatttGTCCATATTTATTATGTTAGAAGATcttattgatattattttttttagggaTTGATCTCTCCGTAAATTCTAAgggatttgtttttttttttttttattattaaagatAGAAAGACTATATGGAAGGGATTTGTTACTTTACTCTTGTTATTTTATTGATTGATTATCATCGTGGTCAAGTCCAACTCAATTTAAAGATAAGCATTGCGAAAGGAGAACCAGTTGTAGGAGGCTAGGAGCAACGTTGAACCAAACTTTACTAGTATATTATACAATTTAATTGCGAGGCATGTACACAAGTCCAATCATGAATCTTGTGGTCGTGAATCATAACCTTACATTGAGTATTTCGTTCTCTATAGGAATTTTATTACAAAAAGAACTATTCTACTCGTTTATAGTATTTGCAGGGAAATCACCATGAAAAGGGGCTCGCTCCTagcaaaaaaatttcattttccaCATCTTTTATCCATTGAACAACACGGTTGCATGTCTTTATTGCCGATGCCTGCATGTGCTCGTTTTGtgagtttaaaaaaaatagaactcGTCCAATTTCACTAAGTTGATTATGATTCTACACCTAAGTAGTGAGAAATAGGTAAACATCTTTTGTAGaatataaaataatggtttaatactttaatcatataaaTTGTatacaaaaggggaaaaagtgtACCTTGTCCGCAAGGGGATCAAAGGCAGCATACAGCTCAAAATCTTGTGTCACCCAACAGAGAAGAACTGcctcattaaaataataataaagaaaatctgTTAGCTCCATGGTAATTCAATGGAACATGTAAATGTAATAGGTTAAATACAGAGAGGTTTAGGTTTCACCAGTTGAGTTGAttctcatagaacaacaaaattgaataaaccattttaagcaaaaatcaaatATTGTAAAATGATCACGATGATGAACATTGCAGACTGCAGACATCCATATCAGGCTGAAAGCCACAATATTAATTACCGTAGTTTTCATCTCTCCGAAATTGAGTTTTGTGCAGTCCAATACCATTATCATGCATGGATGCAAAAAGTTTCTGGTAAGCTCTATACAGTCTGCAACAACGAAGATAAGTTATAAATCAGAGAACTGAGAGAAGAACCAAGATGCGCagaaaaaaaaacgaaagaaGTTGCTAAAATATTTAACACCTTTTTTGCTGCTGAGGTGTTTTAATGGATGGTGGAAACTCTGAAGAGACATATTGATCCAGATATATACTAAAGTATATAAAATGCCACAACCCTGCAGGACAGTCAATGGCGGAATTAGGTTCCAGGAATCTTTCAGGAGAATCAGATGGAAGCCTGTGCGGGCCCAACTGAGATGAACCAGACTGAGCTATGGGTGGAAGATCCCCAACATGCATTCCCCCATCCAGCAAAGATCTCTGAACTTCACTAAGAACATTTGACTTCAAAAGGACCAATTCAACACGAACCCTATAAATGGGCAGGCAAGTCTCAGAACCATGCAAGAATAGTAGTTGCTAGATattataaattcataaaattttctTGTGAAGGTTAGAATAATTGGATTATGAACAATCATTTACCTGCAATCTTTAAGATGATAAAATGCATCTGAACTAGTGGTTAGCAGCATCAAGTATGTGTCAGCCTGCCAtgggtatatatatacaaaggtcAGTCATTTGTGGGCATGAAATAAAGGGAGTGTGTTAATGATCTATATATTCAAATCTGACTCACatcaaaataatggatataagcGTACAAAAATGCTGAAGGATTATATCTTGGAAGGCAAACGGGAGAAAACGACTCTGATGTCCTGCATAATTATAGCCCACTAAATAAAATAAGAGTAACCAGCAAGATGAAGCAAAGAGACACCGTCTAACACTTGAAGGATTTAAGTTCATTTGCTGTTTGAAGGTTCAACGGCAATGGATCAATGATAGAGCAAGATTAAATGTATACACTCAGAGACAACTGAGTATGAAGCTGTAAAATACCATCAGATTTTCATGCTACCTAAACAGCCAATCATTGTATATTGAACACTATTTAAAACCGTATTGTTGTGGAAACTATAGGCAAATTCTCTTAATGAATGAAGCAAAAAGTGTACTACCAAAACAGACTATCTGAAAGATAAAATCTGCCTTCTACTTGCCTAAAGGATTCTGATGACATAACAAAGTTGGCCAGCAGCAGCATATCATCTGGATGAAGGGAAGCTTTCTGAGCACCAACAAGACTGATTACCTGTCCTCAACTTTTGCTGTGTTATCTTAAGTCAGTATACAAATGGAGAAATTGAGTGTAGGGTCAAACCTTGTGCCGGCACATCAGAATTGCAAACAAAACACCTGAATCGGCAATGTCTTGCAAGATAGCACCTGCAGCTTGCCTTGTTGCATATGCTAGAGGAAGACAAGTATAGGCATGAAGAAATGTAGCAGGATTCCTGATATGATCAGACAAACAACAACATGTAGTTATTTACTAATTTACTACTAGAATACAAAAATAGAACACTGGTAAACTGTACATGCTTAGAGCAGAGAAACCAACCAACTGAAGGAATGGATTAGAGAGGAAAAGACAATGTCTGTTCCACCGAGCAAGGGTGTCATATCAAACTTTGGGTTCTTCTCGAAGCATCTGTTTACTGATTTTGTTAGTATAACAAGTATCTGCATATGGGTGAACAATAGGGATAGATCATATAACGGTTACAAAATAAGGTTTCCATTTGAATGACTAAAAATGTACAATGGTAATTTTGTGGATCATAGAAGAAGACACAATGATTTATAACAGGACCATATGGCATTATGTGATCCATGTTGTTGACCTCATTCGGTTGGACAAGgcttagttgttgttgttgtacaaAATTAGGCACTCGGAAATTATTAGAGTAGAAATGCAACTGAATCATACCTGACCATAAATTAGCTCCAACTGCCCCCTTAATGACTCATAAGGTTCTTCTGTACAGCTGATGCTGACCAAATAAATTGGCCCTTTCACAAGAAAAACAACCTATACCAAAGTGTTAATCTTTTGATTTCACAACATTGAAGCAATGAGTTGGTCCAGCAAGCGATAATAGATTATTTTCCAGTACTATGAAAATTGTTAGAATCCAAATGagccccccaaaaaaaaaaaaagaaaaagaaaaacagaaagcatTGCAAAACAATAGTATTATTAGTGTAAGAAGTTTGAGAAAGAgtgcaaaaataaaaaagcacCGCCTGTATAAATAGGAAATGATCAAAACATAGTTTTTCTTAACACACTAACTATAAGGATTTGAATAAGTGGCGGGTTTCGACGTTTCGTGTAATTAACGATCAAATGGAACATAATATTcaagaaccaaaataaaaaaaaagatgatcaAACCTGATGCTTTCCAGCCCTCACCCATTTCACAGAATCACCcctaaaaaacagaaaaaacaaaTGCCATCAAAATAATcacattcaaatttcaaatacacATTCAAATATGGTAATTGAGTATTGCTGTAATTATTTAGTCAACCACGCAACAAACATCCATAATAATCACACCTGCTCTCTACAAAGGAAATGATTGCCTGCAAAGTCGCTGAAAATCCTGCAAGCTTATACTCATCTCCATACCTTAAAAAAAGTGCAATAACAACAACACGTTgtcaaaacaagaatcaaaacAACATCTCATTTACGTTTTCAAAGCATAAGAATCTAGCAGGACACCAACCTAGAGTATATTGGCTTGCCAGAATGACTGAGAACAAAGAAatgcttcttcctttttctccaaGAAATGGAAGCATCATCCTGCACTTCATTCATTAATCAAACACAGTATGATTTTCATAGGCATCCTAATAGAGAGAGTGCATTTTTCCCCCTTGTAAACCATCAACATAGTTAAAGCACTAGCCACAGTTCAAAGCATTAATATGGTGGGTTTGGAAGTTAAACTCAATAACGTTAtttgatatataaaaaagaaCACTACCAACACAGAGCGTATACCTCATCGACATGTCGTTTTCCAGGAATCCACGCCGTTTGGGCGTCGGAGAATCCATGGAGTGTGATATCATCAACTTCCCTACTCATCTCCTCTTCAATTTCGCGCGCGATCGGTATAATTGGCGAACCGCTGGTGtcgctgctgctgctgcttccTCTCTCGCCGACGTAACCGCTGCTGCTAGGGCTCGATGGAGCTTCCGGTTCGACCTCCAAACCGGCCCTCCTCCCCGAGGAAGACGCAGCAGCGGCGTCTGAACCGGGTTCGATAGTGACTCGGACCTCTCCCGGTTCAACCTCACCTTCCTCCACGAACAGCTGAACAGTGATGGTTCCGCCGTTTGCGGAGGTTTCAGGGTTGGAAGAATCCTGATGCGGCGGAGTATGGGCGTCGTGGTCGGAGGCGGAAGAGATTGAGTAGTCCATAGAGAAGATAATttcagtgagagagagagagaagtgtgAATGGGAGGAGTTAATTTTGGTGTGGATGAGAAACGGTTGGTCGTAGGGGTGCACCTGCCAGTCGCAGGGTCAGAGTGAGTGACTGAGACTGGTAGGTAGTTGACTGCAGAGATCCGGCGATAATCGACGGACTGGGATTGCCAACGGAGGAACCCGGTTAAGccattttcctttttattttatttattattttcagtaTGAAGCCAATTGGGGTAGTTAACTCCAAAGAGCCGaccaattataatttaaataacataatttttttatttatttagaggttATAAATTTAAATCTcacttctaatttttaaaaagaaataatataagAGATTGACATCAAATATTAAAATTGTcctaaaattttaattgtatcaattacatttttaaaattaataaaaatatattacattaGTTCTtgatctattttttattaataatatgttATTTTATGGTTTGATAAGTgtcattttatgattttttttggtgacttgtcATTTTATGGTTTGATCACTTATAATAATATGGTAAAAGAATTTACGTAAAAAGTTGAATTatgtattataatattatttggcTACATATCAATTTATACTATTTGTCACAACATTGTTTATATGTCatttgttatgttatcgttgtaGATGCGTCAAATTAATCGATAACTTTAtattaagtatttaaaataaaatgtcGTGCATCAAATTAGTTCGTAAACATgatatatttttatcaatatcaaaaatataattgatgtaattaaaattttaaagataattttagtatataacgCCAATCTCATTAACTATTTTAAAGTTTAACtcccaattaaaaattaaaaatgttagcCGCATAAAATAATCATTGTACAAAATGTTAagctttatataattatatatactgtttaatttatttttaatatatattttatataataattaatttaaaaataatttttttatatataaaaatatattattaatttattttatatgaataactgATAATATAGAGTAGCTaataagtaatatataattattattattattgaaacagaGGTACACCATTTTGTATTTTAGTAAGGGCTTGTTTCtggttatttttttttgtcagggcTACGCCGTTGTTATGAATTCTAACCAATAAGCCCATGATACACAAAAACAGGCCTAGTAAAATTGAGTGTTAATCAACACTTATAGAAAAAGCCCAAAAAAAGGTCCAGTGAAATTGAGAGTATTAAGGGAGCAAAAACCCTAGTTTATCACCCACACATATATATTGATACACTTTCGTGTAGCTCCTTTCCACTCTTGAGCCTCATTTCAGCTTCTTCCTCTGTTGGAGAAAACCCTAATCTCCATTTTCTCCTTCAACGCCACCAAAGCAGATTCAGAATGCCGCCAAAGTTCGATCCATCTCAAGTCGTCGACGTCTACGTCCGCGTCACCGGAGGAGAAGTCGGCGCCGCCAGTTCCCTCGCCCCTAAGATCGGTCCACTCGGTCTCTCTCCAAAGAAGATCGGAGAAGACATCGCTAAAGAAACCGCGAAGGATTGGAAGGGTCTCCGAGTGACCGTGAAGCTCACGGTTCAGAACCGTCAGGCGAAGGTGTCCGTCGTGCCGTCCGCCGCCGCGCTAGTCATCAAGGCACTCAAGGAGCCGGAGCGTGACCGGAAGAAGACGAAGAACATCAAGCATAACGGGAACATCTCGCTTGATGACGTCATCGAGATTGCTAGGGTTATGAGGCCGAGGTCGATGGCCAAGGAGCTCGGCGGCACTGTGAAGGAGATCTTGGGAACTTGCGTCTCCGTCGGGTGCACGGTGGACGGTAAGGACCCtaaggatttgcaggaggagatTACTGATGGTGATGTCGAAGTGCCTCAGGATTGAAAAGAATAGCTTCTGAGAAGAGAGAGAGGTTTCTCTTTTTTTGAATTCCAAATTTTAATGTTTGAGACTATTGtgcgttttaattttttatataaggaAGTATTTCGACTTTGTTTTGTGTTTTGGATAATTTAGATTATCATTATTGCCAGTGAACTCTCATCAGCTAGTTCaattacttgttttttttttggttttgtttaCAGCATGATGATAAAGTTATCTCCATATAGTTTTGATCAATATTGTTTAGTTGTTATTAATTAGTCTTGAATTAAATTCCGACGAAATTTTAGTTAATAGCCACTGGAATACGCGTCTGGAATCACTATTGCGGCAGCGGATAGAAGCCATATATTGTATGCTGGTTGATTTTTGGATGCTTCGTGCATTTTGCCGTCATGGTGTTCTTATGTGGAAGGGTTGATTCCCATTTTTATATGTTAGTATGTGATTTCTCTCTGTGATTGAGGACGTGGCTGAATTGATTTCATACTGAAATTGAGCTTTAGGGCGATGGTTGTTTATTGGTTTTGTTTATTTCAAGTTGAAAATGTTTCATGAGACCTGGGATTGTCATTGCCATTCTGAATGTACTATTTTGCTTCCTTTGCCTTTCATTGATGTAGATGGGATGGTTGTTGTAGCAATTTTTCATCCTCTTTCTTTTGGGATGAGCTTGCATAGTGAAACTTGTTGCTTGTCGCAATAATTTTGTTGATTTGAACATGTCTCATTCCTTTATATACTTTGAGGAGCTGTATCAAATGGCTTTGTTTAATGTTCCATATGGATGGTAAACTGAAAATTGATTCTGTTGTTTGCTTGTGATATTAAATATTTTGCCGTATTCAATTGTGTGATAGTGAGTTCTGACTTCTGAGATTGTGGTTGCAGTTGGTGATTGTCATGAATTGTTTTTGGTAAATGGTATTTGGTCTTGCATCTCCTTTGTCATCTTGTACCAATTGGATTCCCGAACATCTTTTGGGGTATATTCTTGTCTCCTTAAGAATTGGAAGAATAGGGAATGATTTTCTGTAAGAGTTGAAAAGTGGGATGCTCTAATCACCAAGTTAAATTGGTGGAATATCATTGTTTGGTGTGAGGAGTGTCTTCAATTGAGGCAATATTTAGATGACTAACGAATAACGAAGTAAATATTCGAGTAGAGTGGTTTACTGTAATTTTAGCAAGATAATCGTTTGCCGTGCAGCAAGTACTTGCGAAGATTGTCTCCGTTAATATAAATTAGGCGAAACTCACATGTGAAGTATTCTAAAATTAgttactagtataaaatacatattggaatataatacacattgaaaataaattaaattacacatgtatttatttagaaatattatttagaaatatttttagtGGTTGGTGAAATCATGTAATAGTTTTTGACTATTAATTTCGCTTGAAGACAATTGTATGTGAGTCTTCTCTATAAATTAACTACTACTGATATGTtcaataataagttaataacctattaattttgttaatactTTAGTAAAAAGTGCCCAAGTATTTGTAGTTACCTTTTGTTTTAGGTCtttttaaggtagcgtttggtggagagagaGACTAAGAGttctgtttggtgtaaaatggaagatagaaattaaaacaagaatgaaattctaatttaatttgcacaaagagtaaaattgaaattaattaattgaaatgagagtattttaggtataaaatgttattaaagttttagtctctatttctaaaaattttagtctcctaTATCTAATTTTTAGaggtactgaaattttagagatagagacagaaattttagtactaaTTTCTGAATCAACAAATATGATACTAAAGTCTTAGTCTTTGTCTCGGTACATGTACTAAGTGTATATGTACTAAGTAAGAATCTTGTAACCGCAAATCTCGTGACATTATGGTAACCTACTAGTGATTTTGTTGGCTCAAACTATTGTGATTGAGGCAATGAGGTATGTGAATCTGCTCATACTCGAGCAATTTTAATGGACCTCGGGCATGTGGTTTTGGTGAATGggcttttcctttattttttttttatcttttctcatATCCTTATTGAATGCCCCGAAGAGCGACGTTCAAGTTTCGACACCGCACGGAAGGCCCAAAGGGTtttttttaagagttttctttttaCGTGGTTTCTTTCGATCAACCTACAATCCTTTTCATAAAGGTTCCTCTTCTCACATTACAAGATAAAGCTCAAATTTGTCAAACAAGTTGAATAATCACtgctcaaatttttttaatatgtagtATGTGATAACCACTTTGAAAAGAGAAGTGATTTATCATTGTAAGTAATCTTTCTAAAcatcttattaattattaaagtATTCGAATTATGCTTCTATACAAAAGTATTGTAGTGTGTGTCATATTAGAGGGCAGTGAATAGGTAGTCAACTCTATAAGGATGTACTATaactagaataataataatataaatcgaTATTTGTCCTTAATTATGTAATGTTTTTATcctctaaattctaaattctaatttctatacgatattttattttagaagtccACTTTCATGTCTTGTGCAATATCCTACACAAATAAAGTGAACGTCAACAATTTATCTTCTTTGATATATAATTAGCTTATCTATCTAAAAGATTACAACTAATAATTGAATTTTTGTAACATTAAACTTTTGTCTCTTTAGGGTTCTTTTATATCATATGATATCATAATATATCAAAAAGCCATGCAAATGTCACTAAATGCTGGGTGCTAATGTACAAAGCTAATCTCATGAAATtgtacttttaattaaaaattttagaggcAGCCACCGCCCAGTAAGAGTCTCATTCTCAGGTTACAcactcaaaaattaaaataaataaataaataagtaaatttcatatataataatttggtgaaaaaaaaaatgcGTGGTGCTTTCTCAGCCACGAAACATACTTTGTATTAGACAATCCAAATTTACATATTATCGTAGCAATCACTATCCATTCATTATTTAATTATGCACATGATACTTGCATATGAGAATGGAGAGCTATTTATTAAACTGATTACGCACTAAATTAGAGAGGGGTTGGCATTACATGTCATCTTCCCCACCTTTAattaggttatatatatataataacatataattagatgattatataaatttttttacactgttaatataaactatatatataaaaagatataaatttcaTTATTTGCTAGGCCATATTGTGAAAGTGGTTAGTTGGAAAATTATGACACTAGGTTCGTACTAGTTAAATTATAATCCTATATATCTGTAAAGAGGACCAACTATTTTTTGTCCCATAGTGAGGCTGGCACACACAATGATTAATCATCATATATAATTAAGGTGCCTCACAATAATAACCTTACTCTAATTCCTTACCTAGCATTTATTTTGAGGTATTAAGACAGAGAATAGGAGATAGAGACTTaatattatgtttgttggttcagagactgatattaaaatttttgtctctgtcataaaatttcagtattttagtatCTTTAAAAAGTAGGaacacaggggactaaaatttgTAGAGATgtagactgaaactttaataacattttatacctaaaatattcacatttcaattaattaattccaattttattctttgtacaaattaaattagaatttcattcttatttcGATTTCTATCTCTTAGTTTGTACCAAacaaaatactgaaatttattttaatctctgtctcttagtttttgtctctcaatctcagtttttccgtctctgtctctccaccaaacactacCTTAAGATTCAAAACTTCCCCCTTTAATACctcatcaattttatttttgggtTAATATGTGAGGGTCATGCCCCCTTTTCATGATAAAACCATGTCACCACTTTAATATATCTCCAAATGCCTAGGAAAttctaatttcatttttttttttagtttctttcTCAATAATGTCAAATAAGTAACTTTATAATCTTATACAAACTATATTGACGGATAACCATTATTAACCATTTGTATAGTGatcattattatttaaatagtacttataaattatttaaatagtaCTTATAAATTAAAGAGTATGGTCCATACATTgtctttttattttgatatgttACACATCCAAAACTATTAAAATCAcaccatttttttcattttttatatataacttaATAAAACTAGTCTTGCTTGATATCATGAAAAATTCGTAAATTATTTTCTACTTGAATTAAATTTAGATTCCTACAAAAAAGTCGTCGAATATCGGCGAATTTAACGGTGAAATAAATTTGATAGTATAAACTTCACTAGCAATTGTTTatcaatgaattttttattttttgtcggTCGCTAATTACGGatagatataaatttttaattaataaaattttagagtTTGTTATCGTCGAATTTATCTTCCGATAAATCCGAcagtaatatattatttattaattcatCACAGATTAATTCGTCGTAGATCTaaactttatttaaattattgcATGTATAAAATGATATTTAAATTTCCAATACTTATTTAAAGGGATGAGTAAACTTATAATCAACTAACCCAAATCAGATTAGTAAAATTTCCTTTATGTGACTTTATTTTATGGAGACGATTTTATAAAGTGACATGATAAAGTGCCGCTTATAaaataaaccaagcaataatTCGAATATTCTATTTGTTTAAATGTTATATTACATTTGGTAGTGGGTGGAAGTAAAAGTAATGCAAAAGATTATAATATTAGGTTTGGATTTCCAAATCCACTTTAAATAATTACTATGATGTATGATTTGATTAAGAGCACttctattaattaaaatttaatctatTG
Coding sequences:
- the LOC112736506 gene encoding basic transcription factor 3 encodes the protein MNREKLMKMAGSVRTGGKGTMRRKKKAVHKTTTTDDKRLQSTLKRIGVNAIPAIEEVNIFKDDVVIQFLNPKVQASIAANTWVVSGAPQTKKLQDILPNIIHQLGPDNLENLKKLAEQFQKQAPEAGAASAVAQEENDDDVPELVPGETFESAAEEAKA
- the LOC112736509 gene encoding vacuolar fusion protein MON1 homolog, whose amino-acid sequence is MDYSISSASDHDAHTPPHQDSSNPETSANGGTITVQLFVEEGEVEPGEVRVTIEPGSDAAAASSSGRRAGLEVEPEAPSSPSSSGYVGERGSSSSSDTSGSPIIPIAREIEEEMSREVDDITLHGFSDAQTAWIPGKRHVDEDDASISWRKRKKHFFVLSHSGKPIYSRYGDEYKLAGFSATLQAIISFVESRGDSVKWVRAGKHQVVFLVKGPIYLVSISCTEEPYESLRGQLELIYGQILVILTKSVNRCFEKNPKFDMTPLLGGTDIVFSSLIHSFSWNPATFLHAYTCLPLAYATRQAAGAILQDIADSGVLFAILMCRHKVISLVGAQKASLHPDDMLLLANFVMSSESFRTSESFSPVCLPRYNPSAFLYAYIHYFDADTYLMLLTTSSDAFYHLKDCRVRVELVLLKSNVLSEVQRSLLDGGMHVGDLPPIAQSGSSQLGPHRLPSDSPERFLEPNSAIDCPAGLWHFIYFSIYLDQYVSSEFPPSIKTPQQQKRLYRAYQKLFASMHDNGIGLHKTQFRRDENYVLLCWVTQDFELYAAFDPLADKASAIKTCNRVVQWIKDVENEIFLLGASPFSW
- the LOC112736510 gene encoding large ribosomal subunit protein uL11 gives rise to the protein MPPKFDPSQVVDVYVRVTGGEVGAASSLAPKIGPLGLSPKKIGEDIAKETAKDWKGLRVTVKLTVQNRQAKVSVVPSAAALVIKALKEPERDRKKTKNIKHNGNISLDDVIEIARVMRPRSMAKELGGTVKEILGTCVSVGCTVDGKDPKDLQEEITDGDVEVPQD